GTTTTTCGTATTGCAAAACGATCGGGTTTGAACGGAAATGTTGAGAACAGAAATGATGGAGTAATAATAAATATAGAAGGAACACAGAAAGAAATAGATGAATTCCTGAAATTATTAAAAATCGAAGCGCCTCCTGCATCCAATATTGAATCGGTAACAGTTGAGCTGACCGAAATAAAAGATTATACCAATTTCGAAATTGTAAAAAGTAAAAATACTTCGGATGAAATAACTGAAGTCAGTCCTGATATTTCTGTTTGTGATGATTGCCTTAAAGATTTGAAAAACCAGGAGCATCGTATCCATTATCCGTTCATCAACTGCACGAATTGTGGTCCGCGCTTTACCATTATAAAGGATTTGCCATACGACCGCGATAAAACAACAATGAAAGATTTTATGATGTGTTCAACATGTCATCATGAATATACCGATGTGCTGGACCGCAGATTCCATGCACAACCTGTAGCTTGCAATAATTGCGGACCGGTTTATGAAATGCATGTAAAAGGAAAGATAATTTCTGAATTCGAAATGATATTAAAAACAGCAGCAGCCGTAATTGATAACGGACTGGTGCTGGCAATGAAAGGACTGGGTGGCTTTCACATTGCCTGCGATGCTTTGAATGCGGAAGCCGTAAAGCGTCTCCGTAAATTAAAAAACAGGGAAAGCAAGCCCTTTGCCTTGATGTGCAGGGATGTTGATGCACTCGGAAAATATGTGGAGATTTCAGAAGTGGAAAAAAAATCGTTGACATCGTGGCGCAAACCTATTGTTATATTAAAAGAAAAATCACCATTAAAAATTCCTGATTCAGTTAGTAATGGACTCGGAACAGTAGGAGTGATGCTGCCATACATGCCTTTTCATTATTTGCTTTTTGAAAAATTGAAAACGGATTTAATGGTTCTGACCAGCGGGAATATTTCTGATGAGCCCATTATTATTGATAATGCGCAAGCAGAAAAAAAATTATCAAAAATTTCGGATGCACTTTTAATATACAATCGTGATATTTATAACCGTACCGATGATTCCCTGATTTTTATAGCAAATGAAAAAGAACGAATCATAAGGCGTTCGCGTGGGTATGTTCCGAATCCGGTTAATCTTGCTTTTAATGCCGAAGGGATTTTTGCTGCCGGCGCTGAACTGAAAAATTGTTTTTGTGTTGGCAAAGGAAAACAAGCGATCATCAGTCAGCATATTGGTGATTTAAAAAATTTGGAAACGTATGAATTTTATAAGGAAACGGTAAATCAGTTTAAAAAACTTTTCAGGATAAACCCGGTACTTGCTGTTGGCGATATGCATCCCGATTACCTTTCCACGCGTTTTGTAAATGAAATGAATGTTCCGAAAATCTTTGTTCAGCATCATCACGCGCATGTGGCATCGTGCATGGCTGAGCATCATCTTGATGAAAAGGTCATAGGTGTTAGTTTTGACGGAACAGGTTATGGCGATGACAGAAATATCTGGGGTGGTGAATTTTTTATATGCGACCTGGATAATTATGAACGCATTTCGCATTTTGAATATATGCCCATTCCAGGTGGGGATAAGGTTTCGGAAGAACCATGGCGAATGGCAATTTCCTATTTGTATAAATTTTATGGAAAAGAATTTTTAAAATTCAATTTGCCATTTTTAAAAAATATTTCTTCTGAAAAAATAAATCTTTTAATTCAGGCGATAGATAAAAAATTAAACTGTCCGTTGACTTCCAGCGCCGGAAGATTATTTGATGCGGTTGCCGCAATTTCAAACATTTGTACAGCAAATGGTTTTGAAGCTGAAGCTCCCATGCGACTGGAATCGGCAATCAACAAGGTTTGTAAAGAAAAATATAAATATACTTTTAATGGAACTATTTCTTTTGAACAGACAATAAAAGGTATAGTTGATGATATAATTAATTCAGTTGAACCTTCGGTTATTTCTGCGAAATTCCATAATGCAATAATTTCAGTAATTTTGGATGTTGTAAATTCAGTAAAAGAAAAATATAATTTAAATAAAGTTGTTTTATCGGGAGGCGTTTTTCAGAACAGGTATTTGATTGAAAATACAGAACGTTTACTGAAGGAAAATAAATTTGAAGTTTATACGCATAGCAAAGTGCCATCGAATGATGGTGGTGTAGCGCTTGGACAGTTGGCTGTGGCAGCGAAGAGGCGAAGCTTAATTAGTAGTAAGTCGTAAGACACAAGTGGCAAGTAAAATGAAACGGGGAATGGATGAAACGGGGAATGGGCGAAATGGGGAATGGAGGAAATTGGGAATTGGCGAAGGATTTACAATAAATAACTTAATGACAGCATAGAGGTGTAGCAATTAAACAATAAATAAATTCATAAATCATAAATCAAAAATCGTAATTCGTAAGACACAAGTGGCAAGTAAAATGAAATGGGGAATGGGTGAAACGGGGAATGGGTGAAACGGGGAATGGATGAAACGGGGAATGGGCGAAATGGGGAATGGGGAAAATTGGGAATTGGCGAAGGATTTACAATAAATAACTTAATGATAGCATAGAGGTGTAGCAATTAAACAATAAATAAATTCATAAATCATAAATCAAAAATCGTAATTCGTAAATCTAAAATCTAAAATCTAAAATATATATGTGTTTAAGTATTCCTGCAGAAATAGTATCGATAGATGGAGAAATGGCAAAGGTTTCTATTGGAGGAACTTTTGTTAATGCAAGTCTTCAGTTATTGGAGAACCCTAAAGTAGGGGAGTTTATTTTATTACATTCCGGTTTTGCCATTGAAAAACTAAGTCCGGAAGAAGCCGAAGAAACGTTAAAATTATTTAAAGAACTTGGAGAATTAGATAATCAATTATAAAATAATAGAACACGAATATAACGGATTGAACGGATTTTCACAGATTATGAATTCGTGATAATTCGTAACATTCGTGCTCGCCGCAGCGAATCCGTGTTCCAATTTAATACAAAAGAAAAAATGAAATATATTGACGAATACCGCGATAAAACAATAGTTTTCGATATTTTAGAAAAAATCAAAACGATTTCCAGAAAAGAAATTGCGCTGATGGAAGTGTGCGGCGGACATACTATGGCTATCCAAAAATTTGGAATACCATATATGCTGCCACATAATATTAAGCTGGTGTCAGGTCCCGGTTGTCCTGTTTGCGTGTCGAGCAAAAAGTTCATCGACCAGGCTATTGTTTATGCCCAAATGAAAGATGTTATTATTACCACCTTCGGCGATCTGATAAGAGTTCCGGGTTCGCAATCATCGCTCGAAAAAGAAAAAGCAAATGGCGCCGATGTACGCATAGTCTATTCTCCGCTGATGGCTATAGAAACAGCAAAGCAGAATCCCGGCAAAAAAGTTATTTTCCTCGGTATCGGATTTGAAACCACTTCTCCTACAAGCGCTGCGGCTATTATGAATGCATACCGACAAAAGGTCGATAACTTTTTATTATTCAGTTCGCATAAAATTATGCCTCCCGCGATGGCTGCTCTTATTGATGAAGGCGTGAAGATAAACGGGTATATCTGTCCCGGGCATGTAAGCACTATTACCGGTTCACACATTTATGAACCTATAGCAGAAAAATATCACCTCGGTTGTGTGGTTGCAGGATTTGAACCTGTGGATATTTTACAAACCATTTACATGCTGGTAAAACAATATGAAGAAGGCGAAGCCAAAGTAGAGATACA
This sequence is a window from Bacteroidales bacterium. Protein-coding genes within it:
- the hypF gene encoding carbamoyltransferase HypF, which codes for MKKSYKVVVKGLVQGVGFRPFVFRIAKRSGLNGNVENRNDGVIINIEGTQKEIDEFLKLLKIEAPPASNIESVTVELTEIKDYTNFEIVKSKNTSDEITEVSPDISVCDDCLKDLKNQEHRIHYPFINCTNCGPRFTIIKDLPYDRDKTTMKDFMMCSTCHHEYTDVLDRRFHAQPVACNNCGPVYEMHVKGKIISEFEMILKTAAAVIDNGLVLAMKGLGGFHIACDALNAEAVKRLRKLKNRESKPFALMCRDVDALGKYVEISEVEKKSLTSWRKPIVILKEKSPLKIPDSVSNGLGTVGVMLPYMPFHYLLFEKLKTDLMVLTSGNISDEPIIIDNAQAEKKLSKISDALLIYNRDIYNRTDDSLIFIANEKERIIRRSRGYVPNPVNLAFNAEGIFAAGAELKNCFCVGKGKQAIISQHIGDLKNLETYEFYKETVNQFKKLFRINPVLAVGDMHPDYLSTRFVNEMNVPKIFVQHHHAHVASCMAEHHLDEKVIGVSFDGTGYGDDRNIWGGEFFICDLDNYERISHFEYMPIPGGDKVSEEPWRMAISYLYKFYGKEFLKFNLPFLKNISSEKINLLIQAIDKKLNCPLTSSAGRLFDAVAAISNICTANGFEAEAPMRLESAINKVCKEKYKYTFNGTISFEQTIKGIVDDIINSVEPSVISAKFHNAIISVILDVVNSVKEKYNLNKVVLSGGVFQNRYLIENTERLLKENKFEVYTHSKVPSNDGGVALGQLAVAAKRRSLISSKS
- a CDS encoding HypC/HybG/HupF family hydrogenase formation chaperone → MCLSIPAEIVSIDGEMAKVSIGGTFVNASLQLLENPKVGEFILLHSGFAIEKLSPEEAEETLKLFKELGELDNQL
- the hypD gene encoding hydrogenase formation protein HypD translates to MKYIDEYRDKTIVFDILEKIKTISRKEIALMEVCGGHTMAIQKFGIPYMLPHNIKLVSGPGCPVCVSSKKFIDQAIVYAQMKDVIITTFGDLIRVPGSQSSLEKEKANGADVRIVYSPLMAIETAKQNPGKKVIFLGIGFETTSPTSAAAIMNAYRQKVDNFLLFSSHKIMPPAMAALIDEGVKINGYICPGHVSTITGSHIYEPIAEKYHLGCVVAGFEPVDILQTIYMLVKQYEEGEAKVEIQYKRVVKPEGNVKAQQIMNDVFELRDEWWRGLGVIPQSGMMIREKYKIHDAEAMLPVTVPEPEEPAGCICGEILKGLKNPKQCKLFGKACTPSDPIGACMVSSEGSCQAYYKYNRMIKVDKALG